Part of the Actinomycetes bacterium genome is shown below.
CCCACCGCGGCGCTGCTGCACTTCGTCGACCAGCTCCCACCCGCCGAGGCCGACGGGCTGCGGGCCGCCCTGGACGCCGGCCGCCCACCCGCGGCGCCCACCAACCCTGATCCCGATGGCGGGGCGCGGCCGTGACGCCGCTGGCCGCCGTGCTCGCCTGCGGGCTGGCGCTCGGCGTGGGCGCGCCGCTGGCGCTCGAGCGGCTTCCCCGGCTTGAGCGCTGGCCGCAGCTGGCCGCCTACCTGTGGCTCGCCGCGACCGGCGGCGCGCTCGGCGCGCTCGTGCTCGCGGGCGTGCTGCTCGTGGTGCCCACCGGCGGGCTCGCGGTCGATGTCGCCATGCTGCTGCGGACCTGCGTGATGGCGTTACGGGACGCGCTCGCCTCGCCCGGCGGAGCACCGGGCGCCCTGGCCGGGCTCGCGCTCCTCGCCCTGGTCCCCGCCGGGCTGGCGGCTGGCGCGGTTGCCGCCGGGGTGCGGGCCCGGCGCGCGACCCGGCTCCACCGTGACCTGCTCGCCCTCGCCGGCCGGCCCGCGCCGGCGCTGCCCGGCGTGACCGTGCTCGACCACGCCGCGCCGCTGGCCTACTGCCTGGCCGGCCGGTCCGGCCCGGTCGTGCTGTCGACCGCCACGCTGGCGCGCCTGGACCCCCAGCAGCTGGCCGCCGTGCTCGCCCACGAGCGCGCCCACCAGAGCGGCCGCCACCACGCGCTGGTGCTGGCGGCGGAGGTGCTGCGGACCGGGTTTTGCTGGCTGCCGGCGGCCCGGGCCGGCCGGGCCGCGGTCGGCCGGCTGGTCGAGCTGGCCGCCGACGACGCGGCTGCCCGCGCTCGGGGCCGGGCGCAGGTCGCTGACGCGCTCGCGCGGCTCGGCGCCGTCCCCACCCCCGCGCCCGGGGTCGGCTTGGGCGTCGGCGGGGTGAGTGTTGGCGAGCGCGTCGGCCGGTTGGCCACGCCCGCCGCGCCGGGTGGCACGGGCGCGCTGCTGACCGGCGTGCTGGTGGTCGCCGTCCCGCTCGCGGCCGAGGTCCTGGCGCTGGCCGGGCCGCTGGTGCGCGTGGCCGGCGTGCCGGTCTGCCCGCTTGGCTGAACCGGTCGAGGTGCCGGGCTGACGCTGCCTGCCGACCGCCCCACACTCTCCTACACTCCGTAAGAGAAACTCGTGGGCAGCCGCGCAACCAGCAGCCGCGTCGTGCCGGTTGCCCCGAGGAGGGAACTGGTGAGCACGGTGTGGGGTTGGCGTGCTGGAGGGTGAGCATCGGCGCACAGGAGCGCGACCGTGAACCGGACCGGCCGACGTGGGCGCGGTGTGCTGCTGCTGGTCCTGGCGGGGTGGCTCGCCGGCGGGTGGCTGCTCGCCGCGGCGCCGCCGGCGGCCGCGCACGCGCTGGTCGTGGCGACCAGCCCGGACGCCGGCACGCGCTTGGCCCACGCGCCCGCGGAGCTGCGGGTGGTGTTCTCCGAAGCGGTCCGGCCCCTCGGCTCCGGCCTGGCCCTGCGCGGGCCGCGCGGCCCGGTGCGCGTGGGCGCGGTGCGCCAGCCCGCCGGGCGCCCGGCCGTGCTCGCCGCGACCGTGCCGGGTCTGGCCGACGGCGCCTACACCGCCACCTGGCGGGTCATCTCGGCCGACGACGGCCACGTCGAGGCCGGCGCGTTCACCTTCGGGGTCGGCGCGAGCGCGACCCTCACCCCCGCAGCCCCCACCGCCCGCCAGCTCCCCCCACCCGGGCAGGTCACCGCCAGGTGGGTCCTGACCGCCGGGGTGCTGCTGCTGGCTGGCACCGTCACCACCGCGCTGCTGGTGTGGCGCCGCGCCGGCCCGATCACCCCGGGCGAGCCCCCCTACGCGACCCTCGCCCTCCTCGCCGGGCTGCTCGCGGTCGCCGGCGTCGTGCTCGAGCTGGCCGTCGACGCGGGCACGGCCACCGGCAGCGGCCTGCCCGGCGGGCTCGCCCCCGGCGCGGTCCGCGCATTCTTGGCCGCCGCGCCCGGCACCGCCCGCCGCGCCGGGGGCGAACTCGCCGTCGTCGCGGCCACCGTCATACTCGTTCGGCGCCGGGCGGCCCGCGGCCGCCGCCCGGGTCTCGACGCCCTCGCCCTGTCGGTCGGGGCGGTCGTCGTCCTGGTGCTCGGCGCCCACGCCACCGGCCTCGACCCGCGCTGGCTGTTCGTCGGCGTGGAGACCCTGCATCTGCTCGCGGTCGCCACCTGGGCAGGTGGGCTGGTCGCGCTCGCCGTCACCGCCCGGCGCGCCGGCATGGCCGCGGTCCGGCGGTTCTCCACCCTCGCCCTGCCGGCGGTGCTGGTGATCGCGGGCACCGGGGCCTGGCAGGCGCTCGCCCAGATCCCAGGCCGCGCCGCCCTGACCGGCACCGACTACGGCCGCGTCCTGCTCGCCAAGACGATCGTGTTCGCCGCGGTCCTGGTCCTGGCCGCCGTGGCCCGGTGGCGGCTGCTGCCCCGCGCCGGCCAGGACCGCCCGCCCCCGCCCCTGCGCCGCCTGGTGGCCGTCGAGGCCGCCGGGACGGTCGGGGTCGTCCTGGTCGCGGCGCTGCTGGCCAACACCATCCCCGCGTCGGAGGTGGTCGCCGCGCGCACGGCCAGCCAGCTCCCAGGCGGCCCCCAGCAGCGCACCCTCACGGCCGGGCCGCTCCGGCTGACGCTGG
Proteins encoded:
- a CDS encoding CopD family protein; this encodes MNRTGRRGRGVLLLVLAGWLAGGWLLAAAPPAAAHALVVATSPDAGTRLAHAPAELRVVFSEAVRPLGSGLALRGPRGPVRVGAVRQPAGRPAVLAATVPGLADGAYTATWRVISADDGHVEAGAFTFGVGASATLTPAAPTARQLPPPGQVTARWVLTAGVLLLAGTVTTALLVWRRAGPITPGEPPYATLALLAGLLAVAGVVLELAVDAGTATGSGLPGGLAPGAVRAFLAAAPGTARRAGGELAVVAATVILVRRRAARGRRPGLDALALSVGAVVVLVLGAHATGLDPRWLFVGVETLHLLAVATWAGGLVALAVTARRAGMAAVRRFSTLALPAVLVIAGTGAWQALAQIPGRAALTGTDYGRVLLAKTIVFAAVLVLAAVARWRLLPRAGQDRPPPPLRRLVAVEAAGTVGVVLVAALLANTIPASEVVAARTASQLPGGPQQRTLTAGPLRLTLALEPGTVGLNTISVLVTDPAGRPVDGLGRLGLTVADDTGRVDPVPLAASRVAPATYRAASTAFTVAGTWQVTVRVPGADPNLAARFGIAPGQATTGQPPPDPADATVLGGRAGRALVGLTAFPADPGLVVRVRGGLGIPPPATPRPLRLVGPDGRPRTPPTQHCGDGCLEAFLATPRPGRWTVLATLPGGTTRFALPIPLPSPAAARLHRADRTLAAARAYRIHEVLDGGYGTVFRTDYTLKAPNLARWHLDTGTTTTDTIWIGEDHYTRQGTSPWKHEHTPELTIAFPAPNWSGREGNVTDLGPSRWHGTPVDVLAFIDLGNGAYHRLWVDHDNRILHERMDAPGHFMDRDYTSYGQPVSIHPPP
- a CDS encoding M56 family metallopeptidase, producing MTPLAAVLACGLALGVGAPLALERLPRLERWPQLAAYLWLAATGGALGALVLAGVLLVVPTGGLAVDVAMLLRTCVMALRDALASPGGAPGALAGLALLALVPAGLAAGAVAAGVRARRATRLHRDLLALAGRPAPALPGVTVLDHAAPLAYCLAGRSGPVVLSTATLARLDPQQLAAVLAHERAHQSGRHHALVLAAEVLRTGFCWLPAARAGRAAVGRLVELAADDAAARARGRAQVADALARLGAVPTPAPGVGLGVGGVSVGERVGRLATPAAPGGTGALLTGVLVVAVPLAAEVLALAGPLVRVAGVPVCPLG